A region of Vitis riparia cultivar Riparia Gloire de Montpellier isolate 1030 chromosome 12, EGFV_Vit.rip_1.0, whole genome shotgun sequence DNA encodes the following proteins:
- the LOC117926435 gene encoding anthocyanidin 3-O-glucosyltransferase 2-like, with the protein MKQNELIFIPFPIMGHLGPTVEIAKLLAQRDRRFSITIFIMNIPFEFLDSMTKDSDSYSIRFVTLPPVEVSSEAMSDPFLSEFVKASIPLVRDAVHELTRSNSVRLAGFVIDMCCTHMIDLADEFGVPSYLFFPSSAAFLGFLLHLQFLHDYEGLNLDEFKDSNAELEVPSYANSVPGKVFPSVMFDKEVNGAELPLYHMRRFRQVKGIMANTFIELESHAIQSFSGSTVPPVYPVGPILNTRMGFGEDQQNASAIMSWLDDQPPSSVVFLCFGSMGSFGADQIKEIAHGLDHSGHRFLWSLRQPPLKGKMELPSDYENIEEVLPEGFLHRTARIGKVIGWAPQVAVLAHSAVGGFVSHCGWNSLIESIWYGVPVATWPMYGEQQINAFQMIKDLGLAEEIKIDYNMNSGYIVSACEVENGLRNLMNINSEVRKKKKEMQKISRKVVIDGGSSHFSLGHFIEDMMANIPCEQ; encoded by the coding sequence ATGAAGCAAAATGAGCTTATCTTCATCCCGTTTCCTATCATGGGCCACCTTGGGCCTACTGTGGAGATTGCAAAGCTGCTTGCTCAGCGAGACCGCCGATTCTCAATCACAATCTTCATCATGAACATTCCGTTTGAGTTCCTTGATAGTATGACCAAGGACTCTGATTCTTATTCCATACGTTTCGTCACACTTCCTCCTGTAGAGGTCAGCTCCGAAGCGATGAGTGATCCCTTCCTCTCTGAATTCGTCAAAGCTAGCATACCACTTGTCAGAGACGCTGTCCACGAGCTCACTCGCTCCAACTCGGTTCGGCTTGCTGGGTTCGTTATTGATATGTGCTGCACCCACATGATTGATTTGGCCGATGAGTTTGGGGTGCCCTCCTATCTCTTCTTCCCTTCCAGCGCTGCTTTTCTTGGCTTCCTGTTGCATCTTCAGTTCCTCCATGATTACGAGGGCTTGAATCTCGATGAGTTCAAGGACTCGAATGCTGAGTTGGAGGTTCCGAGTTATGCTAACTCGGTTCCAGGCAAGGTCTTTCCTTCTGTGATGTTTGACAAGGAAGTCAATGGGGCAGAGTTGCCTCTGTATCACATGCGGAGATTCAGACAAGTCAAGGGTATTATGGCAAATACATTTATTGAGCTTGAATCACATGCTATTCAATCATTTTCTGGCAGTACAGTACCGCCAGTGTATCCCGTTGGACCCATTCTCAACACTAGAATGGGATTTGGTGAGGATCAACAAAATGCTAGTGCCATCATGAGCTGGCTTGATGATCAGCCTCCATCGTCTGTGGTTTTCCTATGCTTCGGGAGCATGGGAAGCTTTGGTGCGGATCAGATCAAGGAGATAGCACATGGGTTGGACCACAGTGGGCATCGCTTCTTGTGGTCCCTTCGCCAACCTCCCCTAAAGGGTAAAATGGAACTTCCAAGCGACTACGAAAATATTGAGGAAGTTCTACCAGAAGGATTTTTACATCGGACGGCTAGAATTGGAAAGGTGATTGGCTGGGCTCCACAAGTAGCAGTTTTAGCCCACTCAGCTGTTGGAGGATTTGTATCTCATTGTGGATGGAACTCCCTAATAGAAAGCATATGGTACGGTGTTCCAGTAGCAACATGGCCAATGTATGGAGAACAACAAATCAATGCTTTTCAAATGATAAAAGATTTAGGATTAGcagaagaaattaaaatagattaCAATATGAATAGTGGTTATATTGTAAGTGCATGTGAGGTTGAAAATGGATTAAGAAACCTAATGAATATTAACAGTGAagtgaggaagaagaagaaagaaatgcaaaaaataagtAGAAAAGTCGTGATAGATGGTGGATCTTCACACTTTTCTTTAGGCCATTTTATTGAAGACATGATGGCCAACATTCCATGCGAGCAATAA
- the LOC117927351 gene encoding UDP-glucose flavonoid 3-O-glucosyltransferase 6-like → MKQTELVFIPVPIISHLSPTVEIAKLLTQRDPRFSITIFIMKFPFGSIDSMTTDSDSIRFVTLPPVEISSGATTPGPSMSEFIKAQTLLVRDAVHELTRSNSVRLAGFVIDVMCTHMIDVADEFGVPSYLFSTSSAASLGFLLHLQFLHDYEGLNLDEFKDSDAELQVPSYANSVPVPPVYPVGPILNTRTGFGEDQQNASAIMSWLDDQPPSSVVFLCFGGMGSFGADQIKEIAYGLERSGHRFLWSLRQAPPKGKMAFPRDYENIEEVLPDGFLHRTARIGKIIGWAPQVAVLAHTAVGGFVSHCGWNSLLESIWYGVPVATWPIYAEQQINAFQMVKDLGLAVEIKIDYNKDNNYIVNAHEIENGLKNLMSINSEVRKKMNEMQQISRRVIIDGGSSHSSLGHFIENVITNIP, encoded by the exons ATGAAACAAACTGAGCTTGTCTTCATCCCAGTTCCGATCATTAGCCACCTTTCGCCTACAGTGGAGATTGCAAAGCTGCTTACTCAGCGAGACCCCCGATTCTCAATCACGATCTTCATCATGAAGTTTCCGTTTGGGTCCATTGATAGTATGACCACGGACTCTGATTCCATACGTTTCGTCACACTTCCTCCTGTAGAGATCAGCTCCGGAGCGACGACGCCTGGTCCCTCCATGTCTGAATTCATCAAAGCTCAGACACTACTCGTCAGAGACGCAGTCCACGAGCTCACTCGCTCCAACTCGGTTCGGCTCGCTGGGTTCGTTATTGACGTGATGTGCACCCACATGATTGATGTGGCCGATGAGTTTGGGGTGCCTTCCTATCTCTTCTCCACTTCCAGCGCCGCTTCTCTTGGCTTCCTGTTGCATCTTCAGTTCCTCCATGACTATGAGGGCTTGAATcttgatgagttcaaggacTCGGATGCTGAGTTGCAGGTTCCGAGTTATGCTAACTCGGTTCCAG TACCGCCAGTGTATCCCGTTGGACCCATTCTCAACACTAGAACGGGATTTGGTGAGGATCAACAAAATGCAAGTGCCATCATGAGCTGGCTTGATGATCAGCCTCCATCGTCTGTGGTTTTCCTATGCTTCGGGGGCATGGGAAGCTTTGGTGCGGATCAGATCAAGGAGATAGCATATGGGTTAGAGCGCAGTGGGCATCGCTTCTTGTGGTCCCTTCGCCAAGCTCCCCCAAAGGGTAAAATGGCATTTCCGAGAGACTATGAAAATATTGAGGAAGTTCTACCAGACGGGTTTTTACATCGGACGGCTAGAATTGGAAAGATAATTGGATGGGCTCCACAAGTAGCGGTTTTAGCCCACACAGCTGTTGGAGGATTTGTTTCTCACTGTGGATGGAATTCTCTCCTCGAAAGCATATGGTACGGTGTTCCAGTAGCCACATGGCCAATATATGCGGAACAACAAATCAACGCTTTCCAAATGGTGAAAGATTTAGGATTGGcagttgaaattaaaattgattataataAGGATAACAACTATATTGTAAATGCTCATGAGATTGAAAATGGATTAAAGAATTTGATGAGCATTAATAGTGAAGTgaggaagaaaatgaatgaaatgcaACAAATAAGTAGAAGAGTTATAATAGATGGTGGATCCTCGCACTCTTCTTTAGGTCATTTTATTGAAAACGTAATAACCAATATTCCATAA